In one window of Frigoriglobus tundricola DNA:
- a CDS encoding HEAT repeat domain-containing protein: MTPRMTWVRPARRGAAAVLLALLVGAVVNASPTADNHPDKKEPDKKEPEKKEPEKKEPEKKEPEFVWPTEINGKDIHAVMKNLEDPDPVTRELAATLIPKFGPPAQKGEVSKLLVKRMAAEKDPGVKVAIFAAVGNLQFEHEADNREALRILAQVIDTSVPGGLGRLRAIQTVTMFGAKGEGAITALTGTALNDPSYTTRQNIAIALGRVGSSETTGPNMKALRALADRLSKDESAAVRMEATQSLYLLGPPWAEVKKPPQFDLTAKALKDLKQAQVPDTVLVKLGPLSNKELQRADFEKEVGKLLTADEWNKFGELITFHSRAPETDPPIDVKSAAVIIQLMRLRVGDPKTKPPTPGLEKDKQVEIWARVVLMRFDPNEVNDENLDAIARYLTSPDIGVKLQALGAIKLIGEGASKKLTDVVRVMAAKGATDETLVAAISAVAAMGAKAKPALPDLKELLEEKKKAHTAKALELAKKKNDVQLTGEEYALKEIVKLLETAIDIVEKAKEKDKEKDKDKEKDKKAAQEAAPAKRP; this comes from the coding sequence ATGACCCCCCGTATGACCTGGGTCCGCCCCGCGCGGCGTGGCGCGGCGGCCGTTCTGCTCGCGCTCTTGGTCGGGGCTGTCGTCAACGCCAGCCCCACCGCGGACAATCACCCGGACAAGAAGGAGCCGGACAAAAAGGAGCCCGAAAAGAAGGAGCCCGAAAAGAAGGAGCCCGAAAAGAAGGAGCCGGAGTTCGTTTGGCCGACCGAAATCAACGGCAAGGACATCCACGCCGTCATGAAGAACCTGGAAGACCCGGACCCGGTCACCCGCGAGCTCGCCGCCACCTTGATCCCCAAATTCGGTCCGCCCGCCCAGAAGGGAGAGGTGAGCAAGCTGCTCGTGAAGCGGATGGCCGCGGAGAAGGACCCCGGCGTGAAGGTCGCCATCTTCGCCGCGGTCGGGAACCTCCAGTTCGAACACGAGGCCGACAACCGGGAGGCCCTGCGGATCCTGGCCCAGGTCATCGACACCAGCGTGCCCGGCGGCCTCGGGCGGCTGCGCGCGATCCAGACGGTCACGATGTTCGGGGCCAAGGGCGAGGGCGCGATCACCGCGCTCACCGGCACGGCGCTCAACGACCCGTCTTACACGACGCGGCAGAACATCGCCATCGCGCTGGGCCGCGTCGGCTCCAGTGAGACGACCGGGCCGAACATGAAGGCGCTCCGGGCACTGGCCGATCGGCTGTCGAAGGACGAAAGCGCGGCGGTGCGCATGGAAGCGACGCAATCGCTCTACCTGCTCGGGCCGCCGTGGGCCGAGGTGAAAAAACCGCCGCAGTTCGACCTCACGGCGAAAGCGCTGAAGGACCTGAAACAAGCGCAGGTTCCCGACACCGTGCTGGTGAAGCTCGGCCCCTTATCCAATAAAGAGTTGCAACGGGCGGACTTTGAGAAGGAAGTTGGAAAGCTTCTTACGGCGGACGAGTGGAACAAGTTCGGGGAACTCATTACGTTCCATTCCCGGGCCCCCGAGACGGACCCGCCGATCGACGTCAAGAGCGCGGCCGTCATCATTCAGTTGATGCGGCTCCGCGTCGGCGACCCGAAGACCAAGCCGCCGACCCCGGGGTTGGAAAAGGACAAACAGGTCGAGATCTGGGCGCGGGTCGTGCTGATGCGGTTCGACCCCAACGAGGTCAACGACGAGAACCTGGACGCAATCGCCCGGTACCTGACCTCGCCCGATATCGGCGTGAAGCTCCAGGCACTCGGGGCCATCAAGCTCATCGGTGAGGGGGCGTCCAAGAAGTTGACCGACGTGGTCCGCGTCATGGCGGCGAAGGGCGCCACGGACGAAACGCTGGTGGCGGCGATCTCGGCGGTCGCGGCGATGGGCGCGAAGGCGAAGCCGGCCCTCCCGGACCTGAAAGAGCTGTTGGAAGAGAAGAAAAAGGCCCACACCGCCAAGGCGCTGGAACTCGCGAAGAAGAAGAACGACGTCCAACTCACCGGCGAAGAGTACGCACTGAAAGAGATCGTGAAGCTGCTCGAGACCGCGATCGACATCGTCGAGAAAGCGAAGGAGAAGGACAAGGAGAAAGACAAGGACAAGGAGAAAGACAAGAAGGCGGCGCAGGAGGCCGCCCCGGCAAAGCGGCCATAG